The Microvirga thermotolerans sequence CACCATGCTGATCTTCACCGCCCTCTCCGTCACCCGCGAGGTGGAGCGCGGCACCATGGAAAGCCTGCTCGCCATGCCGATCCGGCCCGTGGAGATCATGCTCGGCAAGATCGCGCCCTATCTCGCGATCGGCGGCCTTCAGGCGGGGCTCATCCTGGGAGCCGCGAAGCTCCTCTTCGGCGTGCCGGTGGTGGGCAGCCTCGGGCTCCTCGTCGCCCTGACCCTGCTCTTCATCCTCGCGAACCTGTCGGTGGGATACACCTTCTCGACGGTCGCCCGCAGCCAGCTCCAGGCGATGCAGATGTCGTTCTTCTTCTTTCTGCCGAGCATCCTGCTCTCGGGCTTCATGTTCCCCTTCCGCGGCATGCCCGGCTGGGCGCAGGTCGTCGGCGAGATCCTGCCGCTCACCCATTACCTGCGCATCGTGCGCGGCATCATGCTGAAGGGCGCCGCCTTCGTGGACCTGCAGACCGACGTGCTGGCCCTCGGCCTCTTCGCCCTGGTCGCCATGGGCGTCGCGGTGGCCCGGTTCCGCCAGACCCTCGACTGACGGGGCGGCCGGCCCGCCGGTCAGTCCGCGATCGCCGCCTCGGCCGCCTTGGCCGCGCCGCTGCGCAGGGGGCGCTCCTCCATGGCGAGCAGGAAGGCGAGGGCGAGGGCGAAGCCCGCGGCGGCGGCCATGAATACGTGGGCGAACACCCGGGAGAGATCGACCCCGCTGCGGGCCGCGACGCCGGCGAGGCTCTCGAAATCCGCCGCGCCGCCCAGGCCGCTCCCCCCGAGCACGATGGCGCCGAAGATCGCGACGATGAACGCCCCGCCGAGGGAGCGGAAGAAATTGGCCGTTCCCGTCGCGGTGCCGAGCTGGTGGACGGCGACCGCGTTCTGGATGGCGACCGTGGAGACCGGCAGCAGGGTGCCGAGCCCGATGCTGATCACGCCGAGGATGATCTCGATGCCGGGGAAGGGGAGCCGGTCCCCGAGGAGCGCCAGGGCCGCGGTCGCCGCCATGGCGACGCAGAGCCCCGCCACCGGCAGACGCTTGTAGTGCCGGACCCGCGCCATGGTGCGCCCCGACAGGGTCGCGCCCGCCACCGTGCCGACCATGAGGGGAATGAGCGCGAGGCCCGAGACGCTCGCGGAGATGCCGCGCACGGCCTCGAAATAGACCGGAAGGTAGATGGTCAGGCCGATATAGGTCCCCATGCCGAAGCAGGCTGAGAGAGTGCCCATGCGCACGACCGGATTGTGCAGGACGCCCGGCGGGATCAGCGGCTCCGGCGCGGTGCGCATCCGCAGGGCGAAGAGCAGCCACAGCAGGCCGGAGGCGGCGACGAGTCCGAGGACCGGCGGCGAGCCCCAGGGATGGCGCAGCCCGCCCCAGCTCAGCGCCAGGAGCAGGGACACGGTGGCGGCCACGAGGAGAAGCGCCCCGAGCAGGTCGAGCCGGTGCGGCCGGTCGTGCCGCGGCAGCTTCTTCAGGGTATGGAAGGCGATGGCGAGGGCGATCAGCCCGAGGGGCAGGTTGATCCAGAAGATCACCGACCAGTGCAGGTGCTCCGCGAAGAAGCCGCCGAGCACGGGCCCGACCAGGCTCGACGTCATGAATACGCTGGCGAAGTAGACCTGGTACTTCGCGCGCTCCTTCGGCGCCACCAGATCGGCCACGATGGTCTGGCCCAGGGCGATCAGCCCGCCGCCGCCGAGCCCCTGCAGGCCCCGGGCGAGGATGAGCACGATCATGCTCGGGGCGAGCGCGCAGGCGATCGACCCGAGCACGAACACGACGATGCCGATGAGCATGGTGACCCGCCGGCCGTGGCTGTCGCTGAACTTGCCGTAGAGGGGCGTCACCGCCGTGGCGGTGAGGAGATAGACGGTCACGACCCAGGGCAGATGCTCCAGATCGCCGAGCTCGCGGCCGATGGTCGGCAGGGCGGTGGCGATGATGGTCTGGTCGAGGGCGGCGAGCAGCATCGCCAGCATGATGCCGACGATGATGGTGCGGATCTCCGCCTGGCTGAGGGCGGAGGAGGCGGGCTGCGGGGAGGGGGAGGCGGATCGATCCATGGATTCCATCGCGTTGCTGCGGGCTTCTTAGGAGACCGGGAGCGTCCTGTCCCGAAACCCCGCCGCAGGCCTGATATGCGCACGGCCCCCGGAGCGGTTCCCGGCCCGGGGCGGTTTGCGCAAACCGCCCCGGGCGCCCCAGCCATCGAGCGCAAAAGTGGGAACCGGTTCTGCACGAAAAAGATGCGGCGAATCAAAAGCCTGGAGTATCGGATGCGAGTTCGACTTCTCGTCCGACGCTCTAGGCCCGCCGGAGGCCGGAGCGCAGGGCGAAGAGGCCGAGCGGCTGGTCGCGGCCGCGCAGGGCGCGCAGGCCGAGGTCCTCGAAGGCGAAGCCGGGAGGGACCTTCAGCCGCGACAGGAGGTCGGAGGAGACCAGCACCGTCTCGCCGAGTTCCCGGCAGAGCGCCTCGAGCCGGGAGGTGGTGTTCACCGTGTCGCCGAAATACGCGATCTTGTGCTTCTCCACGCCCACGTCCGCCGTGACGACGGGCCCGCAATGCAGGGCGACGCGGAAATCGGGCGTGATCCCGAACCGGGCCTGCCAGGTGGCGGCGTCGCGGTCGATCTGCTCCCGGATCGCGCGGATGACGTTCAGGCACCGGGCATCCCGGACGCCGCGCTCGAGGGGCCAGGTCACCATCGCCATGTCGCCGATATAGTCGTCGATGGAGCCGCGGCAGCGCCGGACCGGCTCCGCGAGCGCGGCCATGAAGTCGCCGAGCAGCGCCTGGAAGCGCATGTCGCCGAGATCCTCCGCGAGGCTCGTCGAGCCGACGAGGTCGATGAACAGGAAGACGCGCTCCTCGCTCACGGGCCTGTGGTAGCGGCCGATGAGCAGGTTGACGAACATCTCCGTGCCGATCAGGTCGCGCATGCGCAGCACGAACCCGGCGACGGCGGAGACCGCCAGCGAATAGAGGACCACCCGCGTCGACGGGAGCATCAGATCGACGAGGGTCTCCGGGAGCAAGCCGGCGTTCCAGATGAGGCTGCCCGCGACCGCGTTGCCCAGGACGATGAGGGCGAGATAGGCGGCCACGGACCCGGCGAGATAGAGGGGCGTGGAGAGCCGCCGCAGGCGCGCCTGGATGCCGGACAGGATCAGGCGCCGCTCGAAGGCGAGCAGGAGGGTGCCCGTGCAGGCGCCGTAGATCGCCGAGATCGCCGGATGCACCGTGCCGAAGATGAGGCCGTACAGCGCGCCGGCGCCGGCGCCGAACAGGACCGCCCCGGTCCAGAACAACGGTCCGAATCGCACTGCGCACCTCATCGGTTTCGGGTTCGCGGGTGGGGCATCGAACGGCGGGCCGAAAGCGGAGTCTGCCCTCCGGTCTCCCTGTCGTAGCCGAGGCGGCCAAGCTTGTCACCGCCGCGGCGGGCGATTCGCATGTGGACGCGCGCCCCGGTTCGGCCGGACCGGCTTGCCGGAGCGGCAGGGTTCGGGCTAGCTGGGTGGAAGTTCCGCAAATGTTCACCATGCCCCGGACCCGCCTCTCCCTCGCCCAGGCCCGCCGGATCGCGCTGGCCGCCCAAGGCTTCGCCGAGCCCCGCCCGGCGGCGCCCGCCTCCCGGCACGTGGGCCGCGTGCTCGCGCGCTCGAACCTGCTCCAGATCGATTCGGTCAACGTGCTGGTGCGGGCCCACTACATGCCCCTGTTCTCCCGGCTCGGCGCCTACGACCGGGAGCTTCTCGAGAAGGCCGCCTACCACCGCCGCAGGCGCAGCGCCTTCGAGTACTGGGGCCACGAGGCGTCCCTCATCCGCCTCGACCTGCATCCCCTCTTCCGCTGGCGCATGGCGCGGGCGGCGCGGGGCGAGGGCATCTATGGCGGGCTCGCCCGCTTCGGGCGCGAGCGGCGCGCCTTCGTGGAGGAGGTGCGGCGGGAGATCGCCGCCCGCGGCCCCCTCGCCGCGGGGGACCTGTCCATGGGCGGCAAGGGCCAGGGCTCCTGGTGGGGCTGGAGCGACGGCAAGCGGGCGCTCGAATGGCTGTTCTGGGCCGGGGAGGTCACCACCGCCACGCGGCGCAGCTTCGAGCGCGTCTACGACCTTCCGGAGCGGGTCATTCCGGCGGCGGTGCTCGACGCGCCGACGCCGCCGGAGGACGAGGCCCAGCGGGAGCTGCTGCGCCTTTCGATCCGGGCGCTCGGCATCGCCAGCGAGCGCTGCCTGCGCGACTATTTCCGCCTCGACGCCGCCGATGCGAAGGCGCGCATCCCCGAGCTCGTCGAGGCGGGAGACCTCGTGCCGGCGACGGTGGAGGGCTGGAACGGGCCGGTCTATCTCGACCCGCAGGCGCGGCTGCCGCGGAAGGTGGAGGCGCGGGCCCTGGTCTCGCCCTTCGATCCGATCGTCTGGGAGCGCACCCGCACGGAGCGTCTGTTCGACTTCCGCTACCGCATCGAGATCTACACCCCGGCCGAGAAGCGCGAATTCGGCTATTACTGCCTGCCCTTCCTCCTCGGCGAGCGCATCGTCGCCCGCCTCGACTTGAAGGCCGACCGGGCCGCCGGGCGGCTCGTCGTGCATTCGATCCATCCCGAGGCGGGAATCCGTCCGGAGGAGATCGCCGCGCCCCTGGGGGCGGAGCTGCGCCTGATGGCGGAGTGGCTCCGCCTCGGCGATGTCGCCGCGCCGAAGGACTGGGCACGGCGCCTGGAGCTGTGAGACCCGAGCTGCGAGACCCGCCGTGACGGGGGCGAAGCGCCTCAGGCCGCCTTCGGCAGCTCCGTCATGATGGCGTAGAGGGCGCTGGCGTCGCGGGTCGCCCTGATCCGCTCGACGAGGCCGGGCTCGCGCAGGACCCGCGCCACCCGGGCCAGGGCCTTGAGGTGGTCGGCGCCCGCGCCTTCCGGGGCGAGGAGCAGGAAGAGGATGTCGACCTGCTGGCCGTCGAGAGCCTCGAAGTCGATGGGCTTCTCGAGGCGGGCCACGAGGCCGAAGATGCGGGTGAGGCCGGGAAGCTTGCCGTGGGGGATGGCGATCCCCTCGCCGATGC is a genomic window containing:
- a CDS encoding MDR family MFS transporter; its protein translation is MESMDRSASPSPQPASSALSQAEIRTIIVGIMLAMLLAALDQTIIATALPTIGRELGDLEHLPWVVTVYLLTATAVTPLYGKFSDSHGRRVTMLIGIVVFVLGSIACALAPSMIVLILARGLQGLGGGGLIALGQTIVADLVAPKERAKYQVYFASVFMTSSLVGPVLGGFFAEHLHWSVIFWINLPLGLIALAIAFHTLKKLPRHDRPHRLDLLGALLLVAATVSLLLALSWGGLRHPWGSPPVLGLVAASGLLWLLFALRMRTAPEPLIPPGVLHNPVVRMGTLSACFGMGTYIGLTIYLPVYFEAVRGISASVSGLALIPLMVGTVAGATLSGRTMARVRHYKRLPVAGLCVAMAATAALALLGDRLPFPGIEIILGVISIGLGTLLPVSTVAIQNAVAVHQLGTATGTANFFRSLGGAFIVAIFGAIVLGGSGLGGAADFESLAGVAARSGVDLSRVFAHVFMAAAAGFALALAFLLAMEERPLRSGAAKAAEAAIAD
- a CDS encoding adenylate/guanylate cyclase domain-containing protein; this encodes MRFGPLFWTGAVLFGAGAGALYGLIFGTVHPAISAIYGACTGTLLLAFERRLILSGIQARLRRLSTPLYLAGSVAAYLALIVLGNAVAGSLIWNAGLLPETLVDLMLPSTRVVLYSLAVSAVAGFVLRMRDLIGTEMFVNLLIGRYHRPVSEERVFLFIDLVGSTSLAEDLGDMRFQALLGDFMAALAEPVRRCRGSIDDYIGDMAMVTWPLERGVRDARCLNVIRAIREQIDRDAATWQARFGITPDFRVALHCGPVVTADVGVEKHKIAYFGDTVNTTSRLEALCRELGETVLVSSDLLSRLKVPPGFAFEDLGLRALRGRDQPLGLFALRSGLRRA
- the ptsN gene encoding PTS IIA-like nitrogen regulatory protein PtsN, whose product is MPLLDFLDPQAVLPALRVSGKKQALQEISAHAAKLVGLSESTIYEALLQRERLGSTGIGEGIAIPHGKLPGLTRIFGLVARLEKPIDFEALDGQQVDILFLLLAPEGAGADHLKALARVARVLREPGLVERIRATRDASALYAIMTELPKAA
- a CDS encoding winged helix-turn-helix domain-containing protein; translated protein: MPRTRLSLAQARRIALAAQGFAEPRPAAPASRHVGRVLARSNLLQIDSVNVLVRAHYMPLFSRLGAYDRELLEKAAYHRRRRSAFEYWGHEASLIRLDLHPLFRWRMARAARGEGIYGGLARFGRERRAFVEEVRREIAARGPLAAGDLSMGGKGQGSWWGWSDGKRALEWLFWAGEVTTATRRSFERVYDLPERVIPAAVLDAPTPPEDEAQRELLRLSIRALGIASERCLRDYFRLDAADAKARIPELVEAGDLVPATVEGWNGPVYLDPQARLPRKVEARALVSPFDPIVWERTRTERLFDFRYRIEIYTPAEKREFGYYCLPFLLGERIVARLDLKADRAAGRLVVHSIHPEAGIRPEEIAAPLGAELRLMAEWLRLGDVAAPKDWARRLEL